The proteins below come from a single Dermatophilaceae bacterium Soc4.6 genomic window:
- a CDS encoding MMPL family transporter, which produces MAARRTDNATRSDPAARPPRPRIGPRVVLGAVVVLLAWLAVGGVGGQSIGQLSSVQKNDNASFLPPDAESTKVDEAARAFSDQGTLPLIVVAERGAALTPADLTAAQAFAATLPRLPLDLAGTSATVGDYLVAPQVAAVPSKDGTAFLVVLPLSTTKTAEKIGDATPLTVITTAVKAAVETGLQKQGYTAYVTGPAGFIGDLVSAFAGIDGILLLVALGVVLVILLVVYRSPVLPFAVLLTAGFGLSAAGLVVYKLAEAGHITVTGQSQGILSILVVGAATDYSLLLVARYKEELHDQESTWVALRTAWRATVEPIAASAATVVLGLLSLTLAELKGTSGLGPVGALGILGALIAALTLLPALLLLGRRWIFWPAIPRVDHAHRSDSLDAGRGWGRIARFVGARPRATWVVTALVLLAAAAFLPTLKSDGISQSDTFLTKVDAVKGQEVLARHFDAGSGSPVLVIAPSAVVDAVVAALGTEAGVSNPYAGQAPGAPAKVVAGKVLVQATLADAADSPAAVDTVRRVRSDLQRVSPDVLVGGETAQTLDVRTAADRDLKVVIPTIIAVVFVVLMLLLRSLVAPVLLVLANILSFGATMGISAIVFNHVFHFPGGDPTTVLYGFVFLVALGVDYSIFLMTRAREETATQGPRRGVLTALAVTGGVITSAGIVLAATFGALAVLPLLFLAQIAFIVAFGVLLDTLVVRSLLVPALAVDLGRWTWWPGRPAQTADDGGARPHHP; this is translated from the coding sequence GTGGCCGCCCGCCGCACCGACAACGCCACCCGCAGCGACCCCGCGGCCCGCCCTCCGCGCCCGCGCATCGGTCCCCGAGTCGTCCTGGGGGCTGTGGTCGTCCTGCTCGCCTGGCTCGCGGTCGGCGGCGTGGGCGGGCAGTCGATCGGCCAGCTGTCGTCGGTGCAGAAGAACGACAACGCCTCGTTCCTGCCGCCGGACGCGGAGTCGACCAAGGTCGACGAGGCGGCCAGGGCCTTCTCCGACCAGGGCACCCTGCCCCTGATCGTCGTCGCCGAGCGAGGCGCCGCCCTCACCCCGGCCGACCTGACCGCGGCCCAGGCCTTCGCTGCGACGCTCCCGAGGCTGCCCCTCGACCTCGCCGGCACCTCCGCCACGGTCGGCGACTACCTCGTCGCCCCGCAGGTGGCCGCGGTGCCGAGCAAGGACGGCACGGCCTTCCTGGTCGTGCTCCCCCTGTCGACGACCAAGACGGCGGAGAAGATCGGCGACGCCACCCCGTTGACGGTCATCACGACGGCGGTCAAGGCCGCCGTCGAGACGGGCCTGCAGAAGCAGGGCTACACGGCCTACGTGACCGGCCCGGCGGGGTTCATCGGTGACCTCGTCTCGGCCTTCGCCGGCATCGACGGCATCCTGCTGCTCGTCGCCCTCGGCGTCGTGCTCGTGATCCTGCTCGTGGTCTACCGCAGCCCGGTGCTGCCGTTCGCCGTGCTGCTCACGGCCGGTTTCGGCCTCTCGGCCGCGGGTCTCGTGGTCTACAAGCTCGCCGAGGCCGGCCACATCACCGTCACCGGCCAGAGCCAGGGCATCCTGTCGATCCTCGTGGTCGGCGCGGCCACCGACTACTCGCTGCTGCTGGTGGCGCGCTACAAGGAGGAGCTGCACGACCAGGAGTCGACGTGGGTCGCCCTGCGCACCGCCTGGCGGGCCACGGTCGAGCCGATCGCGGCCAGCGCCGCCACCGTGGTGCTCGGCCTCCTGTCGCTCACCCTCGCCGAGCTCAAGGGCACCTCAGGCCTGGGGCCCGTGGGTGCCCTCGGCATCCTCGGCGCCCTCATCGCCGCTCTCACCCTGCTGCCCGCCCTGCTCCTGCTGGGGCGCCGCTGGATCTTCTGGCCGGCCATCCCGCGGGTCGACCATGCCCACCGCTCCGACTCGCTCGACGCCGGTCGGGGCTGGGGTCGCATCGCGCGCTTCGTCGGTGCCCGCCCCCGCGCCACCTGGGTCGTCACGGCGCTGGTGCTGCTCGCGGCGGCGGCGTTCCTGCCCACCCTCAAGAGCGACGGCATCTCGCAGTCCGACACCTTCCTCACCAAGGTCGACGCGGTCAAGGGCCAGGAGGTGCTCGCCCGCCACTTCGACGCCGGGTCCGGCTCGCCGGTGCTCGTGATCGCCCCGTCGGCGGTCGTCGACGCTGTGGTCGCCGCCCTGGGCACGGAGGCCGGTGTCTCCAACCCGTATGCCGGGCAGGCCCCCGGCGCGCCCGCCAAGGTCGTGGCGGGCAAGGTGCTCGTGCAGGCGACGCTCGCCGACGCGGCCGACTCACCGGCTGCGGTCGACACCGTGCGGCGCGTGCGGTCCGACCTGCAGCGGGTCAGCCCCGACGTGCTGGTGGGCGGCGAGACCGCCCAGACCCTCGACGTGCGCACCGCTGCCGACCGCGACCTCAAGGTCGTCATCCCGACCATCATCGCCGTGGTCTTCGTCGTGCTCATGCTGCTGCTGCGCTCGCTCGTCGCGCCCGTGCTGCTCGTCCTGGCCAACATCCTGTCCTTCGGGGCGACCATGGGGATCTCGGCGATCGTCTTCAACCACGTCTTCCACTTCCCCGGAGGGGACCCGACGACGGTGCTCTACGGCTTCGTCTTCCTGGTGGCCCTGGGCGTCGACTACTCGATCTTCCTGATGACCAGGGCCCGTGAGGAGACCGCCACACAGGGCCCGAGGCGGGGGGTGCTCACCGCCCTCGCCGTCACCGGCGGGGTGATCACCAGTGCCGGCATCGTGCTGGCCGCGACGTTCGGCGCGCTCGCGGTGCTCCCGCTGCTCTTCCTGGCCCAGATCGCCTTCATCGTCGCCTTCGGCGTCCTGCTCGACACCCTGGTCGTGCGCTCGCTGCTCGTGCCCGCTCTGGCCGTCGACCTCGGGCGGTGGACCTGGTGGCCGGGCCGACCGGCTCAGACTGCCGATGACGGTGGTGCCAGACCGCACCATCCGTAG
- a CDS encoding 4'-phosphopantetheinyl transferase superfamily protein, with product MVDLTVWWARTGDADPARELLVRAVARHLEVAPLRVRIDSLCPVCGSSDHGRPVLAEPAGTRLHLSLSRAPGLAAVALTEAGPVGVDLEEVARTAFAGFAAVALHPAEHAGTQQDRGCVWTRKEAFLKAVGTGLELNPRTIRVSEPGRRPAVLEAPEGLTDSPSWLEDLPLPPGYAGATAVLAAARPRLRLRRIETVASGPRR from the coding sequence GTGGTGGACCTGACGGTCTGGTGGGCCCGCACGGGTGACGCCGACCCTGCTCGAGAGCTGCTCGTGCGCGCCGTGGCCCGGCACCTCGAGGTGGCTCCGCTGCGGGTGCGCATCGACTCGCTGTGCCCCGTCTGCGGGTCGTCGGACCACGGGCGCCCCGTGCTCGCCGAGCCGGCGGGCACCCGGCTGCACCTCAGCCTCAGCCGCGCACCCGGGCTCGCAGCGGTCGCCCTGACCGAGGCCGGACCGGTCGGTGTCGACCTCGAGGAGGTCGCCCGCACGGCCTTCGCCGGCTTCGCCGCGGTGGCCCTCCACCCCGCCGAGCACGCCGGGACGCAGCAGGACCGTGGCTGCGTCTGGACCCGCAAGGAGGCCTTCCTCAAGGCCGTCGGCACGGGGCTCGAGCTCAACCCCCGCACGATCCGCGTGAGCGAGCCCGGGCGCCGCCCGGCCGTGCTCGAGGCCCCCGAGGGGCTGACCGACTCACCCTCGTGGCTCGAGGACCTCCCCCTCCCCCCCGGATATGCCGGGGCGACGGCGGTGCTGGCCGCCGCCCGACCGCGACTGCGGTTACGCCGCATCGAGACCGTCGCGAGCGGCCCCCGCCGCTGA
- a CDS encoding nucleoside/nucleotide kinase family protein translates to MPSPGVPTPPTSPLAEAVLAPLLDRAAELVDDAQGQRPVVLGVTGSPGAGKTTLAEALVAALVAGGPARPPLVVSHLPMDGFHLADVQLARLGLADRKGAPETFDVDGYLAVLQRVRSGAGRPVYAPGFERDLEQPIAAAVVVEPSVRLVVTEGNYLLLDDPAWRAVRGAMDQVWYVDLDEDERLRRLVERHVAFGKEADEARAWALGPDQANARRVVATRDAADLVVTLG, encoded by the coding sequence ATGCCGTCACCTGGTGTCCCGACGCCGCCGACCTCCCCGCTCGCCGAGGCCGTGCTGGCTCCGCTGCTCGACCGGGCTGCCGAGCTGGTGGACGACGCGCAGGGCCAGCGGCCCGTCGTCCTCGGGGTCACCGGCTCCCCCGGCGCGGGCAAGACCACGCTCGCCGAGGCCCTCGTGGCGGCACTCGTGGCCGGTGGCCCCGCCCGACCTCCCCTCGTCGTCTCCCACCTGCCGATGGACGGCTTCCACCTGGCCGACGTGCAGCTGGCCCGTCTCGGTCTCGCCGACCGCAAGGGGGCTCCGGAGACCTTCGACGTCGACGGCTACCTCGCGGTGCTCCAGCGGGTGCGCAGCGGCGCCGGGCGACCCGTCTACGCCCCGGGCTTCGAGCGCGACCTGGAGCAGCCGATCGCCGCAGCCGTCGTCGTCGAGCCGTCGGTGCGCCTGGTCGTCACCGAGGGCAACTACCTCCTGCTCGACGACCCGGCCTGGCGTGCGGTCCGGGGGGCGATGGATCAGGTCTGGTACGTCGACCTCGACGAGGACGAGCGGCTGCGGCGCCTCGTCGAGCGGCACGTCGCCTTCGGCAAGGAGGCCGACGAGGCCCGGGCGTGGGCCCTCGGGCCCGACCAGGCCAACGCCCGGCGGGTGGTGGCGACCAGGGACGCCGCCGACCTCGTCGTGACCCTGGGGTAG
- a CDS encoding AMP-binding protein, with product MSDPTTALSQTAGETDLPLLEVTIGDSFDATVARFGDREALVDVAQARRWTYAELGAEVERLARAFVGAGLGPGDRVGIWAPNRFEWVMVQYATAKMGAILVNINPSYRTHELKYVLTQAGITMVVAAPAFKTSDYAAMLAEIQPDVETLESVVLMGTDSWDALLDKAADVTPERLAEIQGGLRPGDAINIQYTSGTTGFPKGATLSHTNILNNGWFVGELCRYTEADRVCIPVPFYHCFGMVMGNLACTTHGAAMVIPAPGFDPAATLRAVQDERCTSLYGVPTMFIAEWALPDFATYDLSSLRTGIMAGSPCPAEMMKKVIAAGIDEVSICYGMTETSPVSTQTRVDDSFERKVGTVGRVGPHLQIKVVDPVSGEVLPRGSAGELATRGYSVMIGYWEEPAKTAEVLRDGWMHTGDIAVMDESGYVQITGRIKDMVIRGGENVYPREIEEFLYTHPDILDAQVIGVPDERYGEELCAWVRMREGAEPVTAESVRAFATGKLAHYKIPRYVRIVDDFPMTVTGKVRKVEMREKTVADLGLAPAP from the coding sequence ATGTCCGATCCCACCACCGCCCTGTCCCAGACGGCCGGCGAGACCGACCTCCCGCTCCTCGAGGTGACCATCGGCGACAGCTTCGACGCGACGGTGGCCCGCTTCGGCGACCGCGAGGCGCTCGTCGACGTGGCGCAGGCGAGGCGGTGGACCTACGCCGAGCTGGGCGCCGAGGTCGAGCGGCTGGCTCGGGCCTTCGTCGGGGCCGGGCTCGGCCCGGGTGACCGGGTGGGCATCTGGGCGCCGAACCGTTTCGAGTGGGTGATGGTGCAGTACGCCACAGCCAAGATGGGCGCGATCCTGGTCAACATCAACCCGTCGTACCGCACCCACGAGCTGAAGTACGTGCTCACCCAGGCCGGCATCACGATGGTCGTCGCTGCTCCCGCCTTCAAGACCAGCGACTACGCCGCGATGCTGGCCGAGATCCAGCCCGACGTGGAGACCCTCGAGTCGGTCGTCCTGATGGGCACCGACTCGTGGGATGCCCTGCTGGACAAGGCTGCTGACGTCACACCAGAGCGACTCGCCGAGATCCAGGGTGGGCTCCGTCCGGGCGACGCCATCAACATCCAGTACACCTCCGGCACCACCGGCTTCCCCAAGGGCGCGACCCTCAGCCACACCAACATCCTCAACAACGGCTGGTTCGTCGGCGAGCTCTGCCGCTACACCGAGGCCGACCGGGTCTGCATACCCGTGCCGTTCTACCACTGCTTCGGCATGGTGATGGGCAACCTCGCCTGCACCACCCACGGGGCGGCGATGGTCATCCCCGCGCCCGGCTTCGACCCGGCTGCGACGCTCCGCGCCGTCCAGGACGAGCGCTGCACCTCGCTGTACGGAGTGCCCACGATGTTCATCGCCGAGTGGGCCCTGCCGGACTTCGCGACGTACGACCTGAGCAGCCTGCGCACCGGCATCATGGCCGGGTCGCCGTGCCCGGCCGAGATGATGAAGAAGGTCATCGCGGCCGGCATCGACGAGGTCTCGATCTGCTACGGCATGACCGAGACCTCACCGGTCTCCACCCAGACCCGGGTCGACGACTCCTTCGAGCGCAAGGTCGGCACCGTCGGTCGGGTGGGGCCGCACCTGCAGATCAAGGTCGTCGACCCCGTGAGCGGCGAGGTGCTGCCCCGGGGGAGCGCCGGCGAGCTGGCCACGAGGGGCTACTCGGTCATGATCGGCTACTGGGAGGAGCCGGCCAAGACCGCCGAGGTGCTGCGGGACGGCTGGATGCACACCGGTGACATCGCGGTGATGGACGAGTCGGGATACGTGCAGATCACCGGCCGCATCAAGGACATGGTCATCCGCGGTGGTGAGAACGTCTACCCGCGTGAGATCGAGGAGTTCCTCTACACCCACCCCGACATCCTCGACGCCCAGGTCATCGGGGTGCCCGACGAGAGATACGGCGAGGAGCTGTGCGCCTGGGTGCGGATGCGTGAGGGCGCCGAGCCCGTGACGGCGGAGTCGGTGCGCGCCTTCGCCACCGGCAAGCTGGCGCACTACAAGATCCCGCGCTACGTGCGGATCGTCGACGACTTCCCGATGACCGTGACCGGCAAGGTACGCAAGGTCGAGATGAGGGAGAAGACCGTCGCTGACCTCGGGCTGGCACCCGCTCCCTGA
- the argS gene encoding arginine--tRNA ligase has protein sequence MVSPSAALTPLLTSAIAAAFGEDLRGVDPVLRPSQFADLQCNAPLALAKRLGLPPREVAARIVAALADLDVDGTCSGVQISGPGFVNLTLADSWIASRATDLGADDRLGVPLQERQVVPIDYSAPNVAKEMHVGHLRTTIVGDALARTLTHLGHTVIRQNHIGDWGTPFGMLIEHLLDVGDDSAEAALLQSDPNAFYQGARTKFDAGEPFATRARSRVVALQSGDADTLVIWHRLVDLSKQYFNRIYSTLDVTLTDADLAGESSYNDELAQICDELEAAGIATVSDGALCVFLDGYTGREDKPVPLIIRKSDGGYGYGTTDLATIRHRVRDLHADRVLYVIGATQALHLSMVWDTARKAGWLPVDVEVVHVRIGSVLGADHKILKTRSGDSMRLMALLDDAVANAHAVLDERRPDLDDATRDDIAPQVGIGAVKYADLSVAHDSDYVFDLERMLALTGNTGPYLQYAVTRVRSIFRAAGVEVEGVERAVVVTEPGERALAVALLRFGDVVAAVGDELEPHRLCAYLFDLASTYSSFYEECPVLKAPTTQLRESRLALCALTLRVMVAGLELLGVRSPAQM, from the coding sequence ATGGTCTCGCCCTCCGCTGCGCTCACTCCCCTGCTCACCTCGGCCATCGCCGCAGCCTTCGGCGAGGACCTGCGCGGCGTGGACCCGGTGCTGCGGCCGAGTCAGTTCGCCGACCTGCAGTGCAACGCCCCGCTCGCGCTGGCTAAACGGCTGGGCCTGCCGCCGCGCGAGGTCGCGGCCAGGATCGTCGCCGCCCTGGCCGACCTCGACGTGGACGGCACCTGCAGCGGCGTGCAGATCAGTGGCCCGGGCTTCGTCAACCTCACCCTCGCCGACAGCTGGATCGCCTCCAGGGCCACAGACCTCGGCGCTGACGACCGTCTCGGGGTGCCGCTGCAGGAGCGTCAGGTCGTGCCGATCGACTACTCCGCGCCCAACGTCGCCAAGGAGATGCACGTCGGCCACCTGCGCACCACGATCGTCGGGGACGCACTGGCGCGCACCCTGACGCACCTGGGCCACACCGTGATCCGGCAGAACCACATCGGTGACTGGGGCACGCCCTTCGGCATGCTCATCGAGCACCTGCTCGACGTCGGTGACGACTCGGCCGAGGCCGCCCTGCTGCAAAGCGACCCCAACGCCTTCTACCAGGGCGCCCGGACGAAGTTCGACGCCGGCGAGCCCTTCGCCACGCGCGCCCGGTCGCGGGTCGTGGCCCTCCAGTCCGGTGACGCCGACACGCTCGTGATCTGGCACCGGCTGGTCGACCTGTCGAAGCAGTACTTCAACCGGATCTACTCCACCCTCGACGTCACGCTCACCGACGCCGACCTGGCGGGGGAGTCGTCCTACAACGACGAGCTGGCGCAGATCTGCGACGAGCTCGAGGCGGCGGGGATCGCCACGGTCTCCGACGGGGCCCTGTGCGTCTTCCTCGACGGCTACACCGGTCGCGAGGACAAGCCCGTGCCGCTCATCATCCGCAAGTCCGACGGGGGCTACGGCTACGGCACGACCGACCTGGCGACCATCCGGCACCGGGTGCGCGACCTGCACGCCGACCGGGTGCTTTACGTCATCGGGGCGACCCAGGCGCTGCATCTGTCGATGGTCTGGGACACCGCCCGCAAGGCGGGGTGGCTGCCCGTCGACGTCGAGGTCGTGCACGTGCGGATCGGCAGCGTGCTGGGCGCCGACCACAAGATCCTCAAGACCCGCTCGGGTGACTCGATGCGCCTGATGGCCCTGCTCGACGACGCGGTGGCCAACGCGCACGCGGTGCTCGACGAGCGGCGTCCCGACCTCGACGACGCGACCCGGGACGACATCGCCCCGCAGGTCGGCATCGGCGCGGTGAAGTATGCCGACCTGTCGGTCGCCCACGACAGCGACTACGTCTTCGACCTCGAGCGGATGCTCGCCCTCACCGGCAATACCGGGCCCTACCTGCAGTACGCCGTGACCCGCGTGCGCTCGATCTTCCGCGCCGCCGGGGTCGAGGTCGAGGGCGTCGAGCGCGCGGTCGTCGTCACCGAGCCGGGGGAGCGCGCGCTGGCCGTGGCGCTGCTGAGGTTCGGTGACGTCGTCGCCGCCGTCGGAGACGAGCTCGAGCCCCACCGGCTGTGCGCCTACCTCTTCGACCTGGCCTCGACCTACTCCTCCTTCTACGAGGAGTGCCCGGTGCTCAAGGCGCCGACGACGCAGCTGCGCGAGTCGCGGTTGGCCCTGTGCGCCCTCACGCTCCGGGTGATGGTGGCGGGCCTGGAGCTGCTCGGGGTGCGTTCGCCCGCGCAGATGTGA
- a CDS encoding TetR family transcriptional regulator, protein MTSAAAPTPPPAAPIGHRAALGASIRRVRQGRGQTLRDLALLVGVSPATLSGIETGKTGVSSERLTRVARALDVPVERLLAPHGAAGHGPAVRRSTETTADVAFPTPVDWRAFPPLSLDAALTGALSSFLEFGYHGASMRTIAERAGLSVPGLYHHYPSKQEMLVALLDLTMHDLRVRTEAARAQGRDAVERFALVVECLALFHTHRRELGFVGASEMRSLEPGERARVTALRVQEQRVVDDAVEDGVREGAFTTPVPHEAARAVVTLCTALPQWFRPDGSASAEQVAQDYVAFALDLVRCDPPSHRET, encoded by the coding sequence ATGACCTCGGCTGCGGCACCGACCCCGCCGCCTGCCGCGCCCATCGGTCACCGTGCCGCGCTGGGGGCGAGCATCCGTCGCGTGCGCCAGGGCCGCGGCCAGACCCTGCGCGACCTGGCCCTCCTCGTGGGCGTGAGCCCGGCAACCCTCAGCGGCATCGAGACCGGCAAGACCGGCGTCTCGAGCGAGCGGCTCACCCGGGTGGCGCGGGCGCTCGACGTGCCGGTGGAGCGGCTGCTCGCGCCCCATGGCGCGGCCGGTCACGGACCCGCCGTGCGCCGGTCGACGGAGACGACAGCTGACGTGGCGTTTCCCACCCCGGTCGACTGGCGCGCCTTCCCCCCGCTGAGCCTCGACGCCGCGCTGACGGGGGCGCTCTCCTCCTTCCTGGAGTTCGGCTACCACGGCGCGTCGATGCGCACCATCGCCGAGCGCGCCGGACTGTCGGTGCCCGGCCTCTACCACCACTACCCCAGCAAGCAGGAGATGCTGGTCGCGCTGCTCGACCTGACGATGCACGACCTGCGCGTCCGCACCGAGGCGGCCAGGGCCCAGGGACGCGATGCGGTCGAGCGCTTCGCGCTCGTCGTCGAGTGCCTCGCCCTCTTCCACACCCACCGCCGCGAGCTGGGCTTCGTCGGCGCCTCCGAGATGCGCAGCCTCGAGCCGGGCGAGCGGGCCCGCGTCACCGCCCTGCGGGTGCAGGAGCAGCGCGTCGTCGACGACGCCGTCGAGGACGGCGTGCGCGAGGGAGCCTTCACCACCCCTGTGCCGCACGAGGCGGCCCGCGCCGTCGTGACGCTGTGCACCGCTCTGCCCCAGTGGTTCCGCCCCGACGGGTCGGCGAGCGCCGAGCAGGTCGCCCAGGACTACGTCGCCTTCGCCCTCGATCTGGTGCGCTGTGACCCACCCTCCCACCGGGAGACGTAG
- a CDS encoding cyclase family protein: MSDSATPATPVVPPLGDLLKDSPKNWGKWGADDEVGGLNYLGTEQVLAAASLIRSGKVFTLQRLIGDPKGDPVWPGRTPAERTQILDESTWDGGGGPAYPGGLHYADDKINAFLQGSTQYDALGHVWYDGQLWNGYDARTTIGGLQKASIEPIAQRGVVGRAVLLDMARFRGKPNLDSAETYTHDDLLACAAAQGVELRKRDIIVIRTNFLQLFFELGDAFYEGFCEPGLVYSPELVQWFADMEIPNLVTDTIANEVTTDPNNGVALVLHNALMRNLGVTLTEIADLELLADDCAADGVYEFFYAAAPLKVALGSGSPVNPLAIK; the protein is encoded by the coding sequence ATGTCTGATTCCGCGACCCCCGCGACCCCCGTCGTCCCGCCCCTGGGCGACCTGCTCAAGGACTCCCCGAAGAACTGGGGCAAGTGGGGAGCCGACGACGAGGTCGGTGGCCTGAACTACCTCGGCACCGAGCAGGTGCTCGCCGCGGCCTCGCTGATCCGCTCGGGAAAGGTCTTCACCCTCCAGCGTCTCATCGGCGACCCCAAGGGTGACCCGGTCTGGCCGGGGCGCACCCCCGCCGAGCGCACGCAGATCCTCGACGAGTCGACGTGGGACGGCGGCGGCGGCCCGGCCTACCCCGGCGGCCTGCACTACGCCGACGACAAGATCAACGCCTTCCTGCAGGGCTCCACCCAGTACGACGCCCTCGGGCACGTCTGGTACGACGGGCAGCTCTGGAACGGCTACGACGCGCGCACGACCATCGGCGGCCTGCAGAAGGCGAGCATCGAGCCGATCGCCCAGCGCGGCGTCGTCGGGCGGGCCGTGCTGCTCGACATGGCGCGCTTCCGCGGCAAGCCGAACCTCGACTCGGCCGAGACCTACACGCACGATGACCTGCTCGCCTGCGCCGCGGCCCAGGGCGTCGAGCTGCGCAAGCGCGACATCATCGTCATCCGCACCAACTTCCTCCAGCTCTTCTTCGAGCTCGGCGACGCGTTCTACGAGGGCTTCTGTGAGCCCGGTCTGGTCTACAGCCCCGAGCTCGTGCAGTGGTTCGCCGACATGGAGATCCCCAACCTCGTCACCGACACCATCGCCAACGAGGTGACGACCGACCCCAACAACGGCGTCGCCCTGGTGCTGCACAACGCCCTGATGCGCAACCTCGGCGTGACCCTCACCGAGATCGCCGACCTCGAGCTGCTCGCCGACGACTGCGCGGCCGACGGTGTCTACGAGTTCTTCTACGCCGCAGCGCCGCTCAAGGTGGCTCTCGGCAGCGGCTCGCCGGTCAACCCCCTCGCGATCAAGTAG
- a CDS encoding AMP-binding protein has protein sequence MSVYDERPWLPLYAGGPAELTPEFVDALSMFEAGLAAEPDGVAIRYFDGALSRAELAEQSDALAVALLDHGFQRGDRLAVYLQNVPQFVVCLLATWKAGGVMVSINPMSRVRELSYLLKDSGATVLVSLETLYDEVAREVVPDTAVTLVLTTSELEHQTRHDPRLFAGLGRTRHDGTSDLSEVISRYAGQSPPPVSLAADDVAFLTYTSGTTGVPKGAMNTHGNVVFTAMVYRDCARFASGGSVFGIAPLFHITGLIGHVAVSFLSPLTLVLAYRFEAGVVLDALVEHRPTVTIGAITAFNALLASPDFSRDAFSSFTSVYSGGAAISPTAEKAFRVATGQQVHNAYGLTETTSPMTLTPFGADSPVDPTSGALSVGAPAPSTIVRIQDEQGGDLPLGEVGEIVADGPQVVAGYWGKPDETAANLPGGALRSGDVGFMNEAGWVFIVDRKKDMINASGYKVWPREVEDVLAEHPAVREAAVVGVPDEKRGETVKAFVSLKAGTHAEPDELIAHCKERMAAYKYPRQVVVVDELPKTVTGKILRRELRG, from the coding sequence GTGAGCGTCTACGACGAGCGCCCCTGGCTGCCCCTCTACGCCGGCGGGCCGGCCGAGCTCACGCCGGAGTTCGTCGACGCCCTGTCGATGTTCGAGGCCGGGCTGGCGGCCGAGCCCGACGGGGTCGCCATCCGCTACTTCGACGGGGCGCTGAGCCGGGCCGAGCTCGCAGAGCAGAGCGACGCGCTCGCCGTGGCCCTGCTCGACCACGGCTTCCAGCGCGGCGACCGGCTGGCGGTCTACCTGCAGAACGTGCCCCAGTTCGTCGTCTGCCTGCTGGCCACGTGGAAGGCCGGCGGTGTGATGGTCTCGATCAACCCCATGAGCCGGGTGCGCGAGCTGTCCTACCTGCTCAAGGACTCCGGAGCTACGGTGCTCGTCTCGCTCGAGACGCTCTACGACGAGGTGGCGCGCGAGGTCGTGCCCGACACCGCCGTCACCCTCGTGCTCACCACCAGTGAGCTCGAGCACCAGACCCGCCACGACCCGCGCCTCTTCGCCGGTCTGGGCCGCACGCGGCACGACGGCACGAGCGACCTCTCCGAGGTCATCAGCCGGTATGCCGGGCAGTCACCCCCACCGGTCTCGCTCGCCGCCGACGACGTCGCCTTCCTGACCTACACGTCCGGCACCACCGGCGTGCCCAAGGGGGCGATGAACACCCACGGCAACGTCGTCTTCACCGCGATGGTCTACCGCGACTGCGCCCGGTTCGCCTCGGGGGGCTCGGTCTTCGGCATCGCGCCGCTCTTCCACATCACCGGCCTGATCGGTCACGTCGCCGTGAGCTTCCTGTCGCCGCTGACCCTCGTGCTGGCCTACCGCTTCGAGGCGGGGGTCGTGCTCGATGCACTCGTCGAGCACCGTCCGACCGTCACGATCGGGGCCATCACGGCCTTCAACGCGCTGCTGGCGTCACCCGACTTCAGTCGCGACGCCTTCTCGTCGTTCACGTCCGTCTACTCCGGTGGCGCCGCGATCTCGCCGACGGCAGAGAAGGCCTTCCGGGTCGCCACCGGGCAGCAGGTGCACAACGCCTACGGCCTCACCGAGACCACCAGCCCGATGACCTTGACGCCCTTCGGCGCCGACTCCCCGGTCGACCCGACGTCGGGCGCTCTCTCGGTCGGTGCGCCGGCCCCCAGCACGATCGTGCGGATCCAGGACGAGCAGGGGGGCGACCTGCCTCTCGGCGAGGTAGGCGAGATCGTCGCCGACGGCCCGCAGGTCGTTGCCGGCTACTGGGGCAAGCCCGACGAGACGGCGGCCAACCTGCCGGGCGGAGCCCTGCGCAGCGGTGACGTGGGCTTCATGAACGAGGCCGGCTGGGTCTTCATCGTCGACCGCAAGAAGGACATGATCAACGCCTCTGGCTACAAGGTGTGGCCGCGCGAGGTGGAGGACGTGCTGGCCGAGCACCCCGCGGTGCGGGAGGCGGCCGTCGTGGGGGTGCCGGACGAGAAGCGGGGCGAGACGGTGAAGGCCTTCGTCAGCCTGAAGGCGGGCACCCACGCCGAGCCCGACGAGCTCATCGCGCACTGCAAGGAGCGGATGGCGGCCTACAAGTACCCGCGGCAGGTCGTCGTGGTCGACGAGCTGCCGAAGACCGTCACCGGCAAGATCCTGCGCCGCGAGCTGCGCGGCTGA